Proteins encoded by one window of Chondromyces crocatus:
- a CDS encoding serine/threonine-protein kinase produces MPLDLSTPVRRFLSLPEAQRVLGPYRLKRQLGRGGFAPVWLAEEVYGDTTLRLAAVKLFGLDARREGEPPEADRAIIDEARRLCQVEHPNIVRFYALPIDEARGVAGLAMEYIAGESLSDRLRDMGPLPVAEVLELGAAMASALAAVHAAGLVHRDLSPTNILIASSLLLGGSGACKLIDFGIAAALPQSRILDGGATAAWARELLLGTDFPEALGGTALSALPDAVQLGPEEIADLAGPLTRVGGKLGYVDPVCWREMRPATMASDLYGLAAVLFVCLTGRIPAAGTGTLRGDVLEGRARAPRLTEVLPGAPPELERLLDTLLDPDPAKRPHSAELVAIELERLRGSLGTRVTALPPEEEGPFRGLERFELQHRDIFFGRRVEIAATIEALRSNGLVSLLGPSGSGKSSLARAGVLPAVTDGALGGPRRWDAAAITPGPDPRNALAAALFHVGLDVSRSPVDVATDMVAWSQREGRGLVLLVDQLEELSTLAGSSSAHVESRVWLIELLSRLGERPLPGIRVLVTARRDLLDPLLAHAALGRALLRGAVLVSPIEDAAWGEVIDAALGSYGYTFEDAALRRELLAALKGSARAMPLVEFAMTRLWSERDQERRQLTREGMRAVGGIAGALQRYAEATFERAEAAGLPTPLLRRLLLALVTLDGTRATRSIEFLVELGAGDEADVRAAITLLERARLLVRERDGVALAHDALLTQWERLRAWLADVQHDRLLAERLERAATHWAEEASDDDLLWRGRSLTAAHELARRGSVTLSLTGSRFLSAALRGRTRRRLAAGVLFAAFNAALIGGIGRYIIDIREEKERALAGESRALEAEHGALAQKEQALAHQALAERTRSELAVLKKSADEERFRYYSALRSLAEALASKESAESLLKQLQQRPKEPSEVPPPAGIPRLPPDQTLLEQVEALIPETPTAPAPVGIEERQDPGLFNLGAAYAALHDGAQRARACRGADGTQRLLRLGVVFGTDGGVENVTPQNPVQDQALVRCIEGAFAGIRVPAFKGVPITAPKTVRLR; encoded by the coding sequence GTGCCCCTCGATCTCTCCACCCCGGTGCGACGCTTCCTCTCGCTGCCCGAAGCGCAGCGCGTTCTCGGCCCCTACCGACTGAAACGCCAGCTCGGTCGCGGGGGCTTTGCTCCCGTGTGGCTCGCCGAGGAGGTCTACGGAGACACGACGCTCCGGCTCGCGGCGGTGAAGCTCTTCGGCCTCGATGCCCGGCGCGAAGGGGAGCCCCCCGAAGCCGACCGCGCGATCATCGACGAAGCACGGCGCCTGTGCCAGGTCGAGCACCCCAACATCGTCCGGTTCTATGCCTTGCCCATCGACGAGGCGCGCGGCGTCGCCGGCCTCGCCATGGAATACATCGCGGGCGAGTCGCTGAGCGACCGGCTCCGCGACATGGGGCCGCTGCCTGTGGCCGAGGTGCTGGAGCTCGGCGCCGCGATGGCCTCGGCGCTCGCCGCCGTCCACGCCGCGGGGCTCGTGCACCGTGACCTCTCTCCCACGAACATCCTGATCGCCTCGTCGCTCTTGCTCGGTGGTTCCGGCGCCTGCAAGCTCATCGACTTCGGCATCGCGGCCGCCCTCCCCCAGAGCCGTATCCTGGATGGTGGTGCAACGGCCGCGTGGGCGCGAGAGCTCCTTCTCGGCACCGACTTTCCCGAGGCGCTGGGGGGCACGGCGCTCAGCGCGCTCCCTGACGCCGTGCAGCTCGGACCCGAAGAGATAGCCGACCTTGCCGGCCCTCTCACCCGGGTGGGGGGCAAACTCGGCTACGTCGACCCCGTCTGCTGGCGCGAGATGCGCCCCGCCACCATGGCCAGCGATCTGTATGGCCTGGCCGCCGTCCTGTTCGTGTGCCTCACGGGGCGCATCCCCGCTGCCGGGACGGGCACCCTCCGTGGGGACGTCCTCGAAGGCAGAGCGCGCGCGCCACGCCTCACCGAGGTCCTGCCGGGGGCCCCGCCCGAGCTGGAGCGCCTTCTCGACACGCTCCTCGATCCCGATCCTGCGAAGCGTCCCCACTCCGCCGAGCTGGTGGCCATCGAACTGGAGCGCCTGCGCGGATCGCTGGGCACCCGCGTCACGGCGCTGCCGCCCGAGGAGGAAGGTCCCTTTCGCGGCCTCGAGCGGTTCGAACTTCAGCACCGCGACATCTTCTTCGGTCGACGGGTCGAGATTGCCGCCACCATCGAGGCGCTGCGCTCGAACGGTCTCGTCTCTCTGCTCGGCCCCTCGGGCAGCGGCAAGAGCAGCCTGGCGCGTGCCGGCGTGCTCCCGGCGGTCACCGACGGCGCGCTCGGTGGGCCGCGTCGCTGGGACGCGGCCGCGATCACGCCAGGGCCCGATCCTCGCAATGCCCTCGCGGCGGCCCTGTTTCATGTGGGCCTCGACGTCTCTCGCTCCCCGGTCGACGTCGCGACGGACATGGTCGCCTGGAGCCAGCGTGAAGGGAGAGGCCTCGTCCTGCTCGTCGATCAGCTCGAGGAGCTCTCCACGCTCGCCGGCAGCAGCTCGGCGCACGTGGAGAGCCGCGTCTGGCTCATCGAGCTCCTGTCACGCCTGGGCGAGCGCCCCTTGCCTGGCATACGCGTGCTCGTCACGGCACGGCGAGACCTCCTCGACCCGCTGCTTGCCCACGCGGCCCTCGGCCGCGCGCTGCTCCGCGGCGCCGTCCTCGTCTCGCCGATCGAGGACGCCGCCTGGGGGGAGGTGATCGACGCAGCGCTCGGCAGCTACGGTTACACCTTCGAGGACGCCGCGCTCCGCCGCGAACTCCTCGCAGCGCTCAAGGGCTCTGCGCGCGCCATGCCTCTCGTCGAGTTCGCGATGACCCGGCTCTGGTCCGAGCGCGACCAGGAGCGCCGCCAGCTCACCCGCGAAGGCATGCGCGCCGTCGGCGGGATCGCCGGTGCGCTCCAGCGCTACGCGGAAGCGACCTTCGAACGGGCCGAGGCCGCGGGGCTCCCGACGCCCCTGCTGCGTCGCCTTCTCCTCGCCCTGGTCACGCTCGATGGGACCCGCGCGACCCGCTCGATCGAGTTCCTCGTCGAGCTCGGTGCAGGGGACGAGGCCGACGTGCGCGCGGCCATCACCCTCCTGGAGCGGGCTCGTTTGCTCGTGCGTGAGCGAGACGGTGTCGCCCTCGCCCACGACGCGCTTCTCACCCAGTGGGAGCGCCTCCGCGCCTGGCTCGCCGACGTGCAGCACGACCGCCTCCTCGCCGAGCGGCTGGAGCGTGCTGCGACGCACTGGGCCGAAGAGGCTTCGGACGACGACCTGCTCTGGCGCGGGCGCAGCCTCACAGCCGCACACGAGCTCGCGCGCCGTGGGAGCGTCACCCTGAGCCTCACGGGCAGCCGCTTCCTCTCCGCGGCGCTGCGCGGCCGCACCCGACGTCGCCTCGCCGCGGGCGTCCTCTTCGCGGCCTTCAACGCCGCCCTGATCGGCGGCATCGGGCGTTACATCATCGACATCCGCGAAGAGAAGGAGCGCGCCCTCGCCGGAGAGAGCCGCGCCCTCGAGGCCGAGCACGGTGCTCTCGCCCAGAAGGAGCAGGCGCTGGCACACCAGGCCCTCGCCGAGCGCACCCGATCCGAGCTCGCCGTGCTCAAGAAGAGCGCCGACGAGGAGCGTTTCCGTTACTACAGCGCCTTGCGCAGCCTGGCCGAAGCGCTCGCGAGCAAGGAGAGCGCCGAGAGCCTGTTGAAGCAGCTCCAGCAGCGCCCCAAGGAGCCCTCCGAGGTCCCCCCGCCGGCGGGGATCCCTCGCCTTCCACCCGATCAGACGCTTCTCGAGCAGGTCGAGGCGCTCATCCCGGAGACGCCGACCGCGCCGGCCCCCGTCGGGATCGAGGAGCGTCAGGACCCAGGCCTGTTCAACCTCGGCGCCGCCTACGCTGCACTCCACGATGGCGCTCAGCGCGCGCGTGCTTGCCGCGGCGCCGACGGGACACAGCGTCTCCTCCGGCTCGGCGTCGTCTTCGGGACGGATGGCGGCGTGGAGAACGTCACCCCTCAGAACCCAGTGCAAGACCAAGCGCTGGTGCGCTGCATCGAAGGCGCCTTCGCCGGGATCCGCGTCCCGGCATTCAAGGGCGTGCCCATCACCGCGCCGAAGACGGTCCGGCTTCGATAA
- a CDS encoding TetR/AcrR family transcriptional regulator gives MAERGRPRSFDRAVALRQAMKVFWEQGYEGASLGDLTAAMGINRPSLYAAFGCKEALFREAIELYTRTDGSATVRALEEQPTARAAVEAVLRGSARGHASSERPSGCMVVLAANLGAPEHEGVRRYLTNCRRETVHKLCERLERGVAEGELPSDADVEGIAAFYGTVLNGMSIQARDGVPTELLDRSVDYAMAAWDDIVTRPKPKRRRAR, from the coding sequence ATGGCCGAACGGGGCCGTCCGCGTAGCTTCGATCGAGCTGTCGCGCTACGGCAAGCGATGAAGGTGTTCTGGGAGCAGGGATACGAAGGCGCGTCCCTCGGCGACCTCACGGCTGCGATGGGCATCAACCGGCCGAGCTTGTATGCAGCCTTCGGCTGCAAAGAGGCGCTCTTCCGGGAGGCCATCGAACTCTACACGCGCACAGACGGTTCGGCCACGGTGCGGGCTCTGGAGGAGCAGCCGACCGCACGTGCCGCTGTGGAGGCGGTGCTACGGGGCAGCGCGCGTGGTCACGCCAGCTCGGAGCGACCGAGCGGCTGCATGGTGGTGCTGGCGGCGAACTTGGGGGCGCCGGAGCACGAGGGCGTGCGCCGCTACCTGACCAACTGCCGCCGTGAGACCGTTCACAAGCTCTGCGAGCGACTGGAACGGGGCGTCGCCGAAGGGGAGCTGCCCAGCGACGCGGATGTTGAGGGGATCGCTGCGTTTTACGGCACGGTGCTGAATGGAATGTCGATCCAAGCGCGCGACGGTGTTCCGACAGAACTGCTCGACCGCTCCGTCGATTACGCCATGGCTGCCTGGGACGATATCGTCACCAGGCCAAAGCCGAAGCGCCGAAGAGCCCGGTGA
- a CDS encoding phospholipase D-like domain-containing protein, with the protein MGFFARLRDRLWALLSPAEVPALAPAVTVSATPEPAVLTSLATAKLKRVERRLEEAEANVEKAMERARRAEQRAKTAEARTVSAGDRARKALQREMEAETRLTQVEERTRRSVQREKEAEARAKAAEERARSTMPREGPSGARSRRDLDELPRSRPASRREPASRTGEETRLRAAEERGRGAEERLRAAEERARNAEERARALEDRLRGAEERAQRGERSAPVHVAEVAFSPGEGCLEMIRTQIQQARRSMDLCVFTVTDDRLAEAILEAHRRGVRVRLITDNDKSMDAGSDVDRLSRAGVPVRMDRTEFHMHHKFAVFDGRLLLTGSYNWTRSAARYNEENLIATGESRLVEPFVREFESLWRRFGPA; encoded by the coding sequence GTGGGCTTCTTCGCACGCCTCCGCGACCGACTCTGGGCGCTGCTGTCGCCGGCGGAAGTGCCCGCGCTGGCGCCGGCCGTGACCGTCTCGGCGACCCCCGAACCGGCGGTACTCACCTCGCTGGCGACCGCGAAACTCAAGCGCGTCGAGCGACGACTCGAAGAAGCGGAGGCGAATGTCGAGAAGGCCATGGAGCGCGCCAGACGGGCGGAGCAACGGGCGAAGACGGCGGAAGCACGCACCGTCTCGGCAGGCGATCGTGCCCGCAAGGCGCTCCAGCGAGAGATGGAAGCCGAGACCAGGCTCACCCAGGTAGAAGAGCGCACGCGGCGCTCGGTGCAGCGCGAGAAGGAGGCCGAGGCGCGGGCGAAGGCCGCCGAGGAGCGTGCACGGTCGACGATGCCGCGCGAAGGCCCGTCGGGGGCGCGATCTCGGCGTGATCTGGACGAGCTGCCGCGTTCCAGGCCGGCGTCACGGCGGGAGCCGGCGTCGCGGACGGGGGAGGAGACGCGGCTTCGGGCTGCGGAGGAGCGCGGGCGGGGAGCCGAGGAGCGGTTGCGGGCCGCCGAGGAGCGTGCGCGAAACGCCGAGGAGCGTGCGCGGGCGCTCGAAGACCGCCTGCGCGGCGCGGAGGAGCGCGCACAGCGCGGCGAACGCAGTGCACCCGTCCACGTGGCCGAGGTGGCCTTCAGTCCGGGGGAAGGCTGCCTGGAGATGATTCGCACGCAGATCCAGCAGGCGCGACGGTCGATGGATCTGTGCGTCTTCACCGTCACGGACGATCGCCTCGCGGAAGCCATCCTCGAAGCCCATCGACGTGGCGTGAGGGTCCGGCTCATCACCGACAACGACAAGTCGATGGACGCCGGCTCGGATGTGGATCGGCTGTCACGCGCTGGCGTTCCGGTGCGGATGGATCGCACCGAGTTCCACATGCACCACAAGTTCGCGGTGTTCGACGGCCGCCTGCTGCTGACCGGAAGCTACAACTGGACCCGTAGCGCGGCCAGATACAACGAAGAGAACCTGATCGCGACGGGAGAGTCCCGGCTGGTCGAGCCCTTCGTGAGAGAGTTCGAGTCGCTGTGGAGGCGCTTCGGGCCTGCGTGA
- a CDS encoding 2-hydroxychromene-2-carboxylate isomerase, with protein sequence MRTLDPAGDRGQDAAMTSQPARIRFYFDIISPYAYLGWTQIHALAERVGAVVDLEPVLFAAMLNHYGNKGPAEVAPKRLYLFKDVLRRAHRLGVPFRSPPHHPFNPLLAMRAASLPLPEVSRRRLIEGLFKAVWAEGQGVEGPEQLGEVATAAGLDGAVIVRDAQGAEAKARLRRQTEEALAAGVFGVPTMLVGEELFWGADSLIEVEAHLRGEDPLQREGAEAFARWVATTPSAQRVPS encoded by the coding sequence GTGAGGACGCTCGATCCCGCAGGCGACCGGGGGCAAGATGCCGCCATGACCTCGCAGCCGGCGCGCATCAGGTTCTACTTCGACATCATCTCCCCCTATGCCTACCTGGGTTGGACGCAGATCCACGCGCTGGCCGAGCGGGTCGGCGCGGTGGTCGACCTGGAGCCCGTGCTGTTCGCGGCGATGCTGAACCACTACGGGAACAAGGGGCCCGCCGAGGTCGCGCCCAAGCGTCTCTACCTCTTCAAGGACGTGCTGCGGCGTGCTCATCGACTCGGCGTGCCCTTCCGGTCACCGCCGCATCACCCGTTCAATCCCCTGCTGGCGATGCGGGCGGCGTCCCTCCCTCTGCCAGAGGTGTCACGCCGTCGTTTGATCGAGGGGCTGTTCAAGGCCGTCTGGGCAGAAGGCCAAGGGGTGGAGGGACCAGAGCAGCTCGGCGAGGTCGCGACGGCGGCAGGCTTGGACGGGGCGGTGATCGTCCGAGACGCGCAGGGGGCCGAGGCGAAGGCGAGGCTGCGCCGTCAGACGGAGGAGGCGCTCGCGGCAGGGGTCTTCGGCGTCCCCACCATGCTCGTGGGCGAGGAGCTGTTCTGGGGGGCCGACTCGCTGATCGAGGTGGAGGCGCACCTGCGCGGCGAGGATCCCCTCCAGCGTGAGGGCGCCGAAGCGTTTGCCCGATGGGTGGCCACCACGCCGTCGGCCCAGCGTGTCCCGAGTTGA